The Plasmodium vivax chromosome 7, whole genome shotgun sequence DNA window GCCATGAGCGTAATTATTTTGCCCTGATTAAGCCACTATTTGGCTTATTAAAAACATGCTCAGTGCGTTAACCGTACtattcgttttcttttccccctccacagGATAACACTCAAAAAATGGTGGACATGGAAAATGAAGTGGAAAAGTTGAAGCTCGAGTCAAGCAGTCTCATCATATATAAGGACAAATGCGCAGGTTTGTTAACCCATTCGTTAGTTCGTTTCTtctgccccattttgttaaccCATTCGTTAGTTAGTTTCTTccaccccattttgcttccccattttgctgctcacTCCCCCGAACAAACCTCCCCAACGCACCTACCCGCTTCGCCTTCTCCTCCACGCCACTCCAGATTTGGATGCCAACTTAGTGAACGCAAAGACGGAGAATGAAAAACTGAAGCAGGACCTCGacgagaaaaacaaaacccTGCAACAGCTGAAAAATGACCTgtaatttaacaaaaaaggggaaaaaaaaaaaagaaaaaaaaaacgttgtgTATTTCTTCACGCAAATTATTTATGCATTCCCCCTTTCAGAGAAGCGAAAAACCAGTCCTACGAACagctgaagaaggagcaaaattttgacaaaatcaacatgtaaaatattataatgcgCCCCTCCCTATATGCTCttacacatgcatacgtaaaCACGGGCACGTCTGCACTGACGAGCAAACGGATAGTCCTGTTCAACGCATAAACTTTTTCGAACTGTTAAATGGTTTAGCGCTTCACTTGTTCATCCCCATTTTAGAGGATTAAGCAACGTGGACCAAACGGAGGAATTGATCAggcttaaaaaggaaaacgagAATTTAAAGAAGAAAGTATCGGAAGACACGAATCAAGACATGAACAAAGTGAAGGAGGTAGGGCTTTAATTGTCCTTCCATGGGCTTCAGTCGCGATGCGCAACTGTGCAACTGTGCAGCTACGCATATATGCGTGCCTGTAAAAACACGAGAGCACAATACTCCCTCCGTACTGCTTCCACCCTCTTAGCttgaaaacgaaattgacGATTTAAagagaataaataaaaagctagaaaataaaatgtcgGAAATGATGGACAAGCAGGACGCAAAAGACGATCCAACTCTGCAGGAAAAATATGAGGTGAGGAACGGAAAGTGCAACTCCCCATTCGGCCCAAAGGGTTGCTTATTTGTtctgctatttttttgctatatttttgctaTCTTTTTTGCTATcttttttagaaaatgttaaaagaaatggaagagATGCAGAAGGAGGTAGAAGCAAAGCAGCAAGAAATAGATTCGAAACAGAAGGAGGTAGAAGCAAAACAGCAAGAAATCGATTCTAAAGAGAAAGAAGTAGAAGCAAAGCAGCAAGAAGTAGAGTCGAAACAGAAGGAAGtagaagaaaagaagcaaGAAATTAAAGAACTGACTGAGGTTATCAATTTACCCaccttttcctctttgccAATCTGTGTACATTCCATTACCGCGAATGCATGTGCACGAATTTATGATTTTTCCCAATGTTTAATTTACAAAAGTgatattgaattttttttcccatttgaagACGAACCAAAGGATGAAGATTGAGATGTCTAATATGCAGGGGAATACAGACTTGGcaataaatgtaattctatttttctgctttttcttttataagCCCCATTAACGGGCAGTAATtatcaaagaaaaaaaaatgacaacatCTCATTCTTTCCCTTAACACaggaaaaaatcataaagCTAGAAGCCGAGTTGCTaatggagaagaagaattGCGGACTCGTCGAAGAGACGACAAAGAATAAACTGAGCAAGGAATTTAATGCGGTACatgcagaaaataaaaaacagaGAAGAGTGAACTGCTCGTTGGATGAAAAGAATCACAACaagttattttaaattgATGACTCACACACCGTGATACGCTTTCATACGATGCTacacttttccttttacgcAACTTTGCCCCATTTTAGGCTTTACAAATCTTTAAGGAACAATTACAAAttagggaaaaggaaaccgAATACTACAAGGATGCACTGTACTGCAAAAGGGAACCACCTGACGAGCATTTATGCGCCTGTACAgcacacacatgtatatatgtgtatagtGTACGCCCCTTGTTGGGGGGTTCAAATCCTCAAATTACTTTCTTCTCCGTTCAGGAAAACGCAAATTGACATTTCCAAGGATGAACAGAAACTATTAAGCGAAATTATCCACGGATTAGGTCTCAAGTACAAACAGTTGCAAACTTACAATTTGTCCTTACGGAACGAAATCACGGGAATAAAATTAAGGTGCCAATTATATTTGCGCTTTTGTTGTTGAAGCGTACCCGTAAAGATTGTGTATGTTAGCGTCTCACTATGTATGTATggatttgattttttttttttttctttaaccaCATGCactctttttccccttaacgCAGAGCCCAAACGTGCGCAGAATTggagaagaaataaataaaactcctttttaaataattttgtccatttcacttccccatttttgctttacaAAAAGCATTTCAAATTATGACTGGGCTGAACGGAAACGACCAAGTCGTTGGTAAAACTAACGCTTCTCAACcgcacacatttgtgtgcaaTCCCCTTTCTTACGGCTTCAACTTTGTACAGTTGGTGTATGTATACTTAACAACACAAAAGATACGCTATGCGCAGTTTCATTGTTGAcgtagaaaaaatgaaccttCCATTCGTTCCGTACTTTCTGCATGTTCGCCTATTAAaacttctttttccccttcgcagcgttgtgttttttatagtagcaattttttttcattaatttttttaagtggtACACAACGCTTACATGTTGCTATCCTGTTCGCGACCCCCTTTTAAAacactttaattttttcttcatattgtaaaaaaaaaaaaaaaaaaaatgtgtatatgtgtatatatgtaaagaACAACAGCGCGCGTCGTTTAATTCTCAGTGAACAGGCAAAAATGTGACAGTTTTGTgtttatgttcatttttaatgctaTGTTGTGTTAATGTCATAggcgtcctttttttttttttttcctttctgtgGAAGTTAGGAAGGtgaataaaatggaaaaaaaaagaggaaacgCCGTTGGTCATGTTGAACGAACTTACCTTGTGACGACGCATTTGCGAACACCTAGCACaaaatgcacacacgtgtatatatgcatatacattttaataggTTTATGACAACACCTCTCACGTCCAGTTGTGTGCACAGAATATTTTAACAGTTACGCcactcaatttttttacccttcctcttctttttcatgaCCCCATTTTATACGCCTTTGAAGAAAACAACTTAAGGGTTGCAAAAGGGACGACAATGCAGTTGCGCAAGCCCCGTGCGAGTTTTACGcaaaatgtagaaataattaaaaaaaggggtaattTTGCGTGCACACGTGTTCCCAATCCCGTTCACAATATTTTCCCGGTTTAATTGAGGGTAAAAAATTCAGCAGCGCgcgtgcacatatatacgtgtatatacacacttttgcattttacaatatttacaGACACGCGTGCAAAGTGGGCGCTCATACCCAATGGCACGGTAACTTCATTTTGGCGAAATAAACGTAAAATGTACCAAAGTAGAGTTTATTACACTATTTAACACTCTTTTTGCATAAACCACCGTAGCATTTGCAAAATAGGACTATTTTAAATGCAATTTTGTCCgcgttttgaagaaaaaaaaatgcccacTTTAGCATTTTTTAGCAACCACTAGCacacacaaaagggaagaaaaaaaaaaaaaaattaaaataaaataaaataaaaccttAACGTGTCACAAAATGTAGATATATTTAAAGGTCAAAAAAACGTGTGCAACTGTCTTCGGGGAAATTATCACTCGTTTggaggggaaacaaaaaggaaggaaagcCTCAACAATGCAGtgaaatatacatacacctgtatttcttaaaaaacaACTAACAGTGAAATTAAAAGCGGAAGTAGCACTCTTTctactttttcctttttattatgaaaactggaaatccttttttgtgtgaaaaaaaaaaaaaaaaatacatttttttaccaacAGTTCAAAAACGTTCACAAGTTCCgatttattgttattatcaGCGGGGGACACTACATTTCCTTTGATAGAACAAAACGTAAAATACACACTATGCAATttctgttaaaaaaaaaataataaccaaGGATTTGTTAAAAAGCACGGACTTTGCCGTTTTCGCGTCACTTTTTAACACCTTATAAGCATATGTAGGGTTCCCAttgttggaaaaaaaaaaaaaaaaattctcatGTAAAACGTTCATGCATAAGCACATACCGTTAACCCGCCCAAATTTgtttacacaattttgtcGAAAGGGGAATAGGGAAAAGGCCTGCAAAAAGTACATAAAAGTGCAAATTTCaccattcatttttataagaaCTTTAAGtatcaaaaatatgtacaacaAAAGCAGAATTTTTACGAACTTTTGaacattaaataatatcCTGACCGTTTTGTctgaacaaattaaatggggaagggggaaaagaactTAATCCAACGCACCACTTAGCCTTATATCCTgacagaattttttttttttttttttgtatttattttatttgcattcTTACATatggaggtaaaaaaataaaacaaaataaatatacacgcttacacaaaattggaataaagaaaaaaccatttcgttttctttttctttttctttttttttttttttttcgtacatttccagtgtatataaatatgctaGTGGAAaacatgtgaaaaaaaaaaaaaaactcatgcatatacattacatatacgtatacacttacatataatatacatatatgttcaACAAATAGGCACAAAAcagtatgtaaaaaaaaagggaaggaaaacttTGAAACATTACTTTGTATTTGTATAcagacttttttttccctcaaaaAAATCTCTGCATGGAAATGTACCATATTGATATGTACATACTtatacatacgtgcgtaTGTGATTAAGCAAGCGTGTATAATACCTGCGagtatcactttttttttcctcccccccccaaaaagaaaatattcgTGTACATATCTGCGCCTTCACTGTTTTGAGGAATTGCATAAACAACGAATTTTTTGCGAGTAATTAGTTATTATGTTTTacaagaattaaaaaaaaattacgaagcacaaaaattaaagcataTGTAAAATAAGCATTTACGTACGTACACAATAATTAACCACGCAACCCCCTTGTACTTTTGTTTTATGTACTCATTTTACCTCACATtcacttttccattttgatatTTAGTATTTATTACGTTTTAAAaacgatttatttttttttttttgttttataaccattcattcatataaaaatgagagaAGTAATAAGTATTCATGTAGGACAAGCTGGTATTCAAGTTGGAAATGCTTGCTGGTAaccaaaaaataagaaaagaaaaatgtgctcACCTTGCACACATCATTCGTTTGGCTTATGTGCGTTACCACCAaagttgtgcattttttttttttaacatcgtGCCACCccattcattaaaaatgggaagagcaTACGAACAGTCTCCTTAACGTGCAcccactttttattttttgttcacacGAATAAGCACACACTTGTGTATTTGTCTGCATGCACGCATGCCATATTTACATTGCATATTTTGTCCTTGTAAGATATGTTTTTTGCGTAGTATCTGGTTTTGGTTGACCTACCAGTTAGTGCATCCTACACCCGCTGCAAACCGTGCGTATAAACACAATTGCACTCTTATACACCCTCTGCACACCTCGCTACCACCTCTTAGGGAACTGTTTTGCCTAGAACATGGAATACAACCGGATGGTCAAATGCCCTCGGACAAAGCTGCCAGAGCAAACGATGATGCTTTTAATACCTTTTTTTCAGAAACGGGTGCAGGAAAACACGtaaggagggaaaaatagCTCAACCGTTGGTTAACTCTGTTTGCGCGTATACTTCCGAAGAATGTGCGCTCTCCAAAGTGGCGCGGATTTTGCGCAAGTCGAAATTTGTTCGTCCCCTTGTGTTCATATCGTACGCGCATTGCGCACGAATAGTGCGCATGCTAATTGTAGACAAATGAGTAACTTTCCTGtgttttatcatttttatttgttcgcGTGCCCCAATGTAGAATGAATTATGCACGTTTGGTCGCCCGAGTGGCATATGCAAacgcatacatacgtacatgcatttGCGCATGCGTATACATATTCGCCGCTCTTCCTTATCGCCTCAGGTCCCACGTTGCGTCTTCGTCGACCTAGAGCCTACCGTTGTAGATGAAGTGAGAACAGGAACATATCGTCAGCTGTTTCACCCTGAACAATTAATATCAGGAAAGGAAGATGCAGCAAACAATTTCGCAAGGGGTCACTACACCATAGGAAAGGAAGTCATAGATGTGTGCCTAGACAGAATTAGAAAGCTAGCCGATAACTGTACAGGTCTACAAGGCTTCCTAATGTTTAGTGCTGTTGGTGGTGGTACCGGAAGTGGTTTTGGCTGTTTAATGTTAGAAAGATTATCAGTTGATTATGGAAAGAAATCGAAGCTGAACTTTTGCTGCTGGCCATCACCTCAAGTATCAACAGCTGTGGTGGAACCATACAACTCGGTTTTGTCCACCCACTCTCTTCTAGAACACACAGACGTAGCGATTATGTTAGACAATGAAGCTATCTACgacatatgtaaaaaaaatttggacatCGAAAGGCCCACTTACACAAACTTAAACAGACTAATAGCGCAGGTCATTTCTTCGTTGACGGCTTCTCTCCGATTTGATGGTGCCTTAAATGTGGACGTTACTGAGTTTCAAACGAACTTAGTGCCTTACCCACGTATCCATTTCATGTTGTCCTCATACGCTCCAGTCGTCAGTGCTGAAAAGGCCTACCACGAACAATTATCAGTTTCAGAAATTACCAATTCGGCGTTTGAACCAGCAAATATGATGGCCAAATGTGATCCTCGTCATGGTAAGTACATGGCTTGTTGTTTAATGTACAGAGGAGACGTTGTCCCAAAGGATGTCAACGCAGCTGTTGCTACGATTAAGACGAAAAGAACAATTCAGTTTGTTGACTGGTGCCCAACTGGATTCAAATGTGGTATTAATTACCAACCACCCACTGTTGTCCCTGGGGGAGATTTGGCCAAAGTGATGAGAGCCGTCTGCATGATAAGCAACTCCACCGCAATTGCTGAAGTGTTTTCTAGAATGGACCAGAAATTTGACCTCATGTATGCTAAGAGGGCGTTTGTCCACTGGTACGTTGGAGAAGGCATGGAAGAGGGGGAGTTCAGTGAGGCCAGGGAGGATTTGGCCGCTTTGGAAAAGGACTACGAAGAGGTCGGCATCGAGACCAACGAGggtgaaggggaagacgaaGGATACGAAGCGGATTATTAGGGAGCGTGGCGTGAGCGGGGGCCACAAACGAGTTAGTTGAGCCCAGCACGCGCAATgagcatatgtatatatatgtatgtacatatgtacatataatgtaTGTACGCACGTTGTGCTGCCCACTTGAGGGTGTAAAAGTGTaagcaaaaaacaaaagaggcAGTTACCACCCACCCACCCCATCTACCATGTGAAGCCAGTGCAAACAACAATAtgtatcataattatttcatttttatatgtttccttttttttttttttttttttttgtaataaaaaaa harbors:
- a CDS encoding tubulin alpha chain, putative (encoded by transcript PVX_098630A); its protein translation is MREVISIHVGQAGIQVGNACWELFCLEHGIQPDGQMPSDKAARANDDAFNTFFSETGAGKHVPRCVFVDLEPTVVDEVRTGTYRQLFHPEQLISGKEDAANNFARGHYTIGKEVIDVCLDRIRKLADNCTGLQGFLMFSAVGGGTGSGFGCLMLERLSVDYGKKSKLNFCCWPSPQVSTAVVEPYNSVLSTHSLLEHTDVAIMLDNEAIYDICKKNLDIERPTYTNLNRLIAQVISSLTASLRFDGALNVDVTEFQTNLVPYPRIHFMLSSYAPVVSAEKAYHEQLSVSEITNSAFEPANMMAKCDPRHGKYMACCLMYRGDVVPKDVNAAVATIKTKRTIQFVDWCPTGFKCGINYQPPTVVPGGDLAKVMRAVCMISNSTAIAEVFSRMDQKFDLMYAKRAFVHWYVGEGMEEGEFSEAREDLAALEKDYEEVGIETNEGEGEDEGYEADY
- a CDS encoding uncharacterized protein (encoded by transcript PVX_098625A), whose protein sequence is MNDVEKNVNHIKEFIQTFYFAKNVEIVLDESSLKSVNKTPKENNASVINLYSCYSVWLCMNEIYPSWFDISIHPAQFESELDAYECLLKYLNEYHENKFERIIKRVIENLLGLTVNEFIDIYSLVILAALVSDDKQKHINNILSLSHETQKYIHSIVEVLDKENLSESMKNEIKQLKEKVKYLEMENENLTNSLTEKNKTIEENTEKMENLQKQINAACEKSKNQYMTQIEEQERKINELQNSLEKQTKDRSLLENDLKGKIKELEDEQNILKQENSNIENLQNKINKYKEKLDSLMVVQNINKELEDKLRDNTQKMVDMENEVEKLKLESSSLIIYKDKCADLDANLVNAKTENEKLKQDLDEKNKTLQQLKNDLEAKNQSYEQLKKEQNFDKINIGLSNVDQTEELIRLKKENENLKKKVSEDTNQDMNKVKELENEIDDLKRINKKLENKMSEMMDKQDAKDDPTLQEKYEKMLKEMEEMQKEVEAKQQEIDSKQKEVEAKQQEIDSKEKEVEAKQQEVESKQKEVEEKKQEIKELTETNQRMKIEMSNMQGNTDLAINEKIIKLEAELLMEKKNCGLVEETTKNKLSKEFNAALQIFKEQLQIREKETEYYKDALKTQIDISKDEQKLLSEIIHGLGLKYKQLQTYNLSLRNEITGIKLRAQTCAELEKK